In Brachyspira hampsonii, the following are encoded in one genomic region:
- the dxs gene encoding 1-deoxy-D-xylulose-5-phosphate synthase: protein MYLEYVNTPSDIKKLNIEELKLLSSEIREFLINNVSNTGGHLGSNLGVVDLTLVLHYLFDSPKDAFIFDVGHQSYTHKIITGRKDKFNTLRTYGGISGFPKRIESEHDIEETGHSSTSLSFAYGLACSKEILGLRGDVIAIIGDGAMTGGMALEAMNNIANTNKDIIIVLNNNEMSIGKNIGAVSKFLNTTLNDSLVQEASEKVRGLVSALPFGDIANEFIDRGKGAIRTFVAPGIAFREMGFKYFGPVDGHNFEDLISTFQKVKLIRGPRLVQVNTIKGKGYKIAEENPAKFHGIAPFNIETGELKNKSSSKTFSNLAGECIIKAAEENKNIVAITAAMESGTGLTEYAELFKYRFFDVGIAEQHAITFSVGLSENGIIPFVCLYSTFLQRGYDQVIHDIGIMNANVKLMIDRAGLVPEDGDTHQGVFDVSFLRIVPNITIMAPVGEKDFRDMIKKCIEYKGPTVMRYNKASLRELKKNIVSDNFEIGKAHIVREYNKQKNLIISYGPTLIDIADAVDELNFDCSILNLSTLKPLDEETILNMIRKADKVLIIEESIKKGGIGSAVLELMSDNEICKSVKIHALPDKFFEVAARNELLQIYKLDKDGIKEIIKSYF from the coding sequence ATGTACTTAGAATATGTTAATACTCCTTCTGATATAAAGAAATTGAATATAGAAGAGTTGAAATTATTATCTTCAGAGATAAGAGAATTTTTGATAAATAATGTATCAAATACAGGAGGACATTTAGGCAGTAATTTAGGCGTAGTAGATTTAACTTTGGTACTGCATTATTTGTTTGATTCTCCTAAAGATGCTTTTATATTTGATGTAGGGCATCAATCATATACTCATAAGATTATTACAGGAAGAAAAGATAAATTTAATACTTTAAGAACTTATGGCGGTATATCAGGTTTTCCTAAAAGAATAGAATCAGAGCATGATATTGAGGAAACAGGACATTCATCTACTTCATTATCATTTGCTTACGGTCTTGCTTGTTCAAAAGAAATTTTAGGACTTAGGGGTGATGTTATAGCTATTATTGGTGACGGTGCTATGACAGGCGGAATGGCTTTAGAAGCTATGAATAATATTGCAAATACAAATAAAGATATAATAATTGTTTTAAATAATAATGAAATGTCTATAGGTAAAAATATAGGTGCTGTATCTAAATTTTTAAATACAACATTAAATGATAGTTTAGTTCAGGAAGCATCAGAGAAGGTTAGGGGACTTGTATCTGCATTGCCTTTTGGAGATATTGCTAATGAATTTATAGATAGGGGTAAAGGTGCTATAAGGACTTTTGTTGCTCCGGGAATTGCCTTCAGAGAAATGGGATTTAAATATTTCGGACCTGTTGATGGACATAATTTTGAAGATTTAATCAGCACTTTTCAGAAAGTAAAATTAATAAGAGGTCCTAGATTAGTTCAGGTTAATACTATTAAAGGTAAAGGATATAAAATAGCAGAAGAAAATCCTGCTAAATTTCATGGCATAGCTCCTTTCAATATAGAAACAGGAGAATTGAAAAATAAGTCTTCTTCAAAAACTTTTTCTAATCTGGCAGGCGAATGTATAATAAAAGCAGCTGAAGAAAATAAAAATATTGTTGCTATAACTGCGGCTATGGAATCAGGTACAGGTTTGACTGAATATGCTGAACTTTTTAAATACAGATTCTTTGATGTAGGAATAGCCGAGCAGCATGCTATTACTTTTTCTGTAGGACTTTCTGAAAATGGTATAATACCTTTTGTATGTTTGTATTCTACATTCCTGCAAAGAGGATATGATCAGGTTATACATGATATTGGTATAATGAATGCTAATGTTAAACTTATGATAGATAGGGCTGGGCTTGTTCCTGAAGATGGAGATACTCATCAGGGTGTATTTGATGTATCTTTTTTAAGAATTGTACCTAATATAACAATTATGGCTCCGGTTGGAGAGAAAGATTTTAGGGATATGATAAAAAAATGTATAGAATATAAAGGTCCTACAGTTATGAGGTATAATAAAGCATCTCTAAGAGAATTGAAAAAAAATATTGTATCTGATAATTTTGAAATAGGAAAGGCACATATTGTAAGAGAATATAATAAACAAAAAAATCTTATTATTAGTTATGGTCCTACACTCATTGATATAGCTGATGCTGTTGATGAACTTAATTTTGATTGTTCAATATTGAATCTTTCTACTTTGAAGCCTCTTGATGAGGAAACTATTTTAAATATGATTAGAAAAGCTGATAAAGTTTTGATAATAGAAGAAAGTATAAAAAAAGGCGGAATTGGAAGTGCTGTATTGGAGTTAATGTCTGATAATGAAATATGTAAAAGTGTAAAAATTCATGCTTTACCTGATAAGTTTTTTGAAGTTGCTGCAAGAAATGAGCTTTTACAAATTTATAAATTGGATAAAGATGGAATAAAAGAAATTATTAAAAGTTATTTTTAA
- a CDS encoding DUF3089 domain-containing protein — protein sequence MIKIFITILSSIIIISCTANNNNTAAEIKLTDYSDKNNWLNIPSTSNEADVFYLYPTTWSRANSNDSIVCPIDYEPMRKTVTNSMLEQTGIFEETANVYAPFYRQADALYLMNTNNNISKEEQDKYFYSSPKEDAIAAFDYYIKNYNNGKPFILAGHSQGAMMIKQILIDYFKTNENLKNKMIAAYIFGYSVTKKDLDENPHLRFANGEYDTGVIISYNTEAPDFNGYNPTLLEGAISINPISWTLDETLASKEQSLGANISHNYGNPKSNIVTNAGKPSKIADAKVDKARGVVKCSTINPDDFYVRGGGIFEKGVYHVYDIALYYYDLKENVKKRAGAFWK from the coding sequence ATGATAAAAATTTTTATTACTATTTTATCAAGTATTATAATTATAAGCTGCACAGCAAATAACAATAATACCGCAGCAGAAATAAAACTAACAGATTATTCAGACAAAAATAATTGGCTTAATATCCCTTCAACATCAAATGAAGCAGATGTATTTTATCTATATCCTACAACATGGAGCAGAGCAAATTCAAATGACAGTATAGTATGTCCTATAGACTATGAACCTATGAGAAAAACCGTTACCAATTCTATGCTTGAACAAACAGGAATATTTGAAGAAACAGCAAATGTGTATGCTCCGTTTTACAGACAGGCTGATGCTTTATACTTGATGAATACAAATAATAATATTAGTAAAGAAGAACAGGATAAGTATTTTTATTCTTCACCAAAAGAAGATGCAATAGCAGCATTCGATTATTATATTAAAAATTATAATAATGGAAAACCCTTTATATTAGCAGGACATTCTCAAGGGGCTATGATGATAAAACAAATATTAATTGACTATTTCAAAACAAATGAAAATTTAAAAAACAAAATGATAGCAGCCTATATATTCGGATATTCAGTTACAAAAAAAGACTTAGATGAAAATCCTCATTTGAGATTTGCAAACGGAGAATATGATACAGGAGTGATAATTTCTTATAATACAGAAGCTCCTGATTTTAATGGATATAACCCTACACTTCTTGAAGGAGCCATTTCAATAAATCCTATATCTTGGACATTAGATGAAACTCTAGCTTCAAAAGAACAGAGTTTAGGTGCAAATATATCTCATAATTATGGAAATCCTAAATCCAACATAGTTACAAATGCAGGAAAACCTTCAAAAATAGCAGATGCCAAAGTAGATAAGGCAAGAGGTGTTGTAAAATGCAGCACTATAAATCCTGATGACTTTTATGTAAGAGGCGGAGGAATTTTTGAAAAAGGCGTTTACCATGTTTATGATATTGCTCTTTACTATTATGATTTAAAAGAAAATGTAAAAAAAAGAGCGGGGGCTTTTTGGAAATAA
- the pyrB gene encoding aspartate carbamoyltransferase, with protein MRNFISIKELSKEEVIEVLDVAKELDNTDSRERRKIMDGMIMTSIFFEPSTRTRLSFTSAAYRLGCKELGFDNPEQSSIKKGESLRDTIIMVSAYSDIIVMRHSIDGAAKFAEEVTNCPIINAGDGANEHPSQTLLDLYTLREELGSIENKKIAFVGDTRYGRTVHSLVDGLMMFNGEFYFISPDVIQIPDYVLKELDNAQIKYKKLSNYEEVLKEIDCLYMTRIQKERFDDINEYEEVKNAFRISKDDIIGKCKEDMIILHPLPRVDEINIDLDNTKYAKYFIQARNGVPTRMAMMALATDVIKSKVKRKEMNYEVVENKEIVCPNNKCVTHFEETKNRVVKKGYGDFCYYCNREIGK; from the coding sequence ATGAGGAACTTTATATCTATCAAAGAGTTATCAAAAGAGGAAGTTATTGAAGTATTAGATGTAGCTAAGGAATTGGATAACACTGATAGTAGAGAAAGAAGGAAGATTATGGACGGAATGATAATGACTAGTATATTTTTTGAGCCTTCTACTAGGACAAGATTATCATTCACATCAGCTGCTTACAGATTAGGATGCAAAGAATTAGGATTTGATAACCCAGAACAAAGTTCCATAAAAAAAGGAGAATCTTTAAGAGACACCATAATTATGGTTTCTGCATATTCAGATATTATAGTTATGAGGCATAGTATTGATGGAGCTGCTAAATTTGCTGAAGAAGTTACAAACTGTCCTATTATAAATGCCGGAGACGGTGCTAATGAACACCCTAGTCAAACTCTATTGGATTTATACACATTAAGAGAAGAATTAGGAAGTATAGAAAATAAAAAAATTGCTTTTGTAGGAGATACAAGATACGGAAGAACTGTTCACTCTCTAGTAGATGGATTAATGATGTTTAATGGAGAGTTTTATTTTATATCCCCTGATGTTATACAAATACCCGATTATGTATTAAAAGAGTTGGATAATGCACAAATCAAATATAAAAAACTTAGTAATTATGAAGAAGTATTAAAAGAAATAGACTGCCTATATATGACTAGAATACAAAAAGAAAGATTTGATGATATTAATGAATATGAAGAAGTAAAAAATGCATTCAGAATATCAAAAGACGATATTATAGGAAAGTGTAAAGAGGATATGATAATACTTCACCCTCTTCCAAGAGTTGATGAAATTAATATAGATTTAGATAATACCAAATACGCTAAATATTTTATACAGGCCAGAAACGGAGTGCCTACAAGAATGGCTATGATGGCTTTGGCTACAGATGTTATAAAATCTAAGGTGAAAAGAAAAGAAATGAATTATGAGGTTGTAGAAAATAAAGAAATAGTTTGTCCAAATAATAAATGCGTTACACATTTTGAAGAAACAAAAAATAGAGTTGTGAAGAAAGGATACGGAGATTTCTGTTATTACTGCAATAGAGAAATAGGTAAATAA
- the rnc gene encoding ribonuclease III, with the protein MNIDKILNNCQMAIKYEFKNKAYLLEAITHRTYANESKKKLKYNQRLEFLGDSVLSLVISDYLFRKYNSSKEGLLSKVKSSLVSQKSLADISKELKLGDFLLLGHGEEASGGRYRDNMLEDLFEAIVGAIYLDSGITSAYKFVMRSYEERLSNLDIENFDKDYKTIFQELIQKKHKTSPIYKSYEYYDDNNHEMFKAEVFVNDKNFALGIGKSKKEAETNAAKKALDKIEMASISIKKISRLKKI; encoded by the coding sequence ATGAATATAGATAAAATCTTAAATAATTGTCAGATGGCTATAAAATATGAGTTTAAAAACAAAGCTTATCTGTTGGAGGCTATAACTCATAGAACTTATGCTAATGAATCCAAAAAGAAGTTGAAATATAATCAGAGATTGGAGTTTTTAGGAGACTCTGTGCTTTCTCTTGTTATATCAGATTATCTATTTAGAAAATACAACAGCAGTAAAGAGGGATTATTATCTAAGGTAAAATCTTCTTTAGTATCTCAAAAGAGTTTGGCTGATATTTCAAAAGAACTTAAACTTGGAGATTTTCTGCTTTTGGGACATGGCGAAGAAGCTTCAGGCGGTAGGTATAGAGATAATATGCTTGAAGATTTATTTGAGGCCATAGTTGGAGCAATATATTTAGATTCCGGCATTACAAGTGCGTACAAATTTGTTATGCGTTCTTATGAAGAAAGACTTAGTAATTTGGATATTGAAAACTTTGATAAAGATTATAAAACTATATTCCAAGAACTTATACAGAAAAAACATAAAACTAGTCCTATATATAAATCGTATGAGTATTATGATGATAATAATCATGAGATGTTCAAAGCTGAAGTTTTTGTAAATGATAAAAATTTTGCTTTGGGTATAGGTAAAAGTAAGAAAGAAGCAGAAACTAATGCTGCCAAAAAAGCATTGGATAAAATAGAAATGGCAAGTATATCTATTAAAAAAATAAGCAGATTAAAAAAAATATGA
- a CDS encoding FecR domain-containing protein, with product MLNKKIISILLMLSMAFSLQSAYKSNQYMKVIDVKGRVKISSQKAIVKPAQNGDLLFSKDNISTEGDSYLTSYLESNNIFKVKENSSLNIDESYDKTGNTKLHLNKGDFLIAASSNAKPDSIIVSTSNANIKVSGIAAVTYTNGNTKAQFLYGDGEINGTKVNQFMEANIDNSNKLSIKDIELNQDLTNTINEIISMPYVETVVPEKIDISNIKNQVNTETNTAAETIDYVGNTNENITTFIITNETKR from the coding sequence ATGTTGAATAAAAAAATTATTTCTATACTATTAATGCTTTCTATGGCTTTCTCTTTGCAGTCAGCTTACAAAAGCAATCAATATATGAAAGTTATAGATGTTAAAGGAAGAGTAAAAATATCTTCTCAAAAAGCTATAGTAAAACCTGCACAAAACGGAGATTTATTATTCAGTAAAGATAATATTTCTACAGAAGGAGATTCATATCTTACTTCATATTTAGAAAGTAATAATATATTCAAAGTTAAAGAAAACTCTTCTTTAAATATAGATGAATCTTATGATAAAACAGGAAATACAAAACTCCATTTAAATAAAGGAGATTTTTTAATAGCAGCTTCATCTAATGCTAAACCAGACTCTATTATCGTTTCTACTTCAAATGCTAATATTAAAGTATCCGGTATAGCAGCTGTTACATATACTAATGGAAATACAAAAGCACAATTTCTATACGGAGACGGAGAAATCAATGGTACTAAAGTTAATCAGTTTATGGAAGCTAATATAGATAATTCAAATAAACTATCTATAAAAGATATAGAATTAAATCAAGACTTAACTAATACTATAAATGAAATAATTTCAATGCCTTATGTTGAAACTGTGGTTCCTGAAAAAATAGATATTAGTAATATCAAAAATCAAGTAAATACTGAGACTAATACGGCAGCAGAAACTATAGATTATGTAGGCAATACAAATGAAAATATAACTACATTCATTATTACTAATGAAACAAAAAGATAA
- the pbpC gene encoding penicillin-binding protein 1C, giving the protein MEKIIRRTALTIIYTLLLSIIAISIIFIPKGYDFYKHCKEYINKPFSKDELSINEERALKIYDRNSILISTIFPKHGGFFEEVKYKDLSTNLINAVVSAEDKNFFNHNGIDYKAIIRAFLSNLISGKVVSGGSTITQQLAKSIIPRERTYINKFYEALDAVRLEKNLTKEEILTEYLNRVFFGNNCYGVGAASDLYFHKKVNDLNNNESAMLASIIKSGTKFNPYKYEERLKSRRIYVLGEMKNNNFITEEDYNKSINEKLNIYNDKDKYTFKAPHFTMYARESLEQLKYTGVTELRTTLDYNMQKEAVLVISNSSQSLHTFNVRNISCVILNAKTGEVLSMIGSMDYFDTETHGAVNGATALRQAGSTLKPFMYAYIFDKGESPASVIADIKTYINSPGGDYIPENFDHKYRGPVTIRDALANSLNIPAVKWLARYSIRDFQNILLKSGLSSIDKNPDYYGYSLVLGSAEVRLIDLASAYTIFPNSGTFINHYSITSLKKANGEVITLPKKTTRKVISEESAYLITSILSDRNARMGSFRSYKGIVYPFSIAIKTGTSKGSRDAWAVGYTKDYIVGIWLGDFAGSEMINITGGNGAVPILYDLFTMLNKSQKETKWDKPDTIVKREICLISGKLRGEFCKETRVEEFSHINVPKEECDVHNLYIKTNSDGSLTEKVFINLPNEYNGWIREQQIERPTSEWTKVNNIYAYNRMKNNNQNSNLESINQENSFDLNSADRVQMNVNNINTYNASSEIKTDNNINNIKERLSIKEPTDNSVYKIDSTLPIEYQNIFISSYIPKNIINATLFCNNEAIANINDLKKEYIRWNLKQGDYTFYIEAKTDDGATVKSPLVKIHVQ; this is encoded by the coding sequence ATGGAAAAAATTATAAGAAGAACTGCATTAACTATAATATATACCTTGTTATTATCTATAATAGCAATTTCAATTATATTCATACCAAAAGGCTATGATTTTTATAAACATTGCAAAGAATACATAAACAAGCCATTCTCAAAAGACGAATTATCCATAAACGAAGAGAGAGCTTTAAAAATATATGACAGAAACTCTATACTGATATCAACTATATTTCCAAAGCATGGAGGATTTTTTGAAGAGGTAAAATATAAAGACTTATCAACAAATTTGATTAATGCTGTAGTAAGTGCAGAGGATAAAAATTTTTTTAACCACAACGGAATAGACTATAAAGCTATAATAAGAGCATTTTTATCAAATTTAATAAGCGGAAAGGTAGTTTCAGGCGGAAGTACAATTACTCAGCAGCTAGCTAAAAGTATAATTCCTCGTGAAAGAACATATATTAATAAATTCTATGAGGCACTTGATGCTGTAAGACTAGAAAAAAATCTCACAAAAGAAGAAATACTCACTGAATATTTAAATAGAGTATTTTTTGGAAACAACTGTTACGGAGTTGGTGCAGCAAGCGATCTGTACTTTCATAAAAAAGTTAATGATTTAAATAATAATGAATCTGCAATGCTTGCTTCTATAATAAAGTCTGGTACAAAGTTTAATCCATATAAATACGAAGAGAGATTAAAATCAAGAAGAATATATGTATTAGGAGAGATGAAAAATAATAACTTTATTACAGAAGAAGATTATAATAAAAGTATTAATGAAAAATTAAATATATATAATGATAAAGATAAATATACTTTTAAAGCCCCTCATTTTACAATGTATGCTAGAGAATCACTTGAGCAGTTAAAATATACAGGAGTAACAGAATTAAGAACTACATTAGACTATAATATGCAGAAAGAAGCAGTTTTGGTTATAAGTAATTCGAGTCAGTCGCTTCATACTTTCAATGTACGCAATATTTCATGCGTAATACTTAATGCCAAAACAGGAGAAGTGCTTTCAATGATAGGCTCTATGGACTATTTTGATACAGAAACACATGGGGCAGTGAATGGGGCAACTGCATTAAGACAGGCTGGAAGTACATTAAAACCTTTTATGTATGCTTATATATTTGATAAAGGGGAATCACCTGCTTCTGTCATAGCCGATATTAAAACTTATATCAATTCACCCGGCGGAGATTATATACCAGAAAATTTTGACCATAAATATAGAGGTCCTGTTACTATAAGAGATGCATTAGCTAATTCACTTAATATACCTGCTGTAAAATGGCTTGCAAGATACAGTATAAGAGATTTTCAGAACATACTTTTAAAATCAGGATTAAGCTCTATAGATAAAAATCCAGACTATTACGGATATTCTTTAGTGCTTGGAAGTGCCGAAGTTCGTTTGATAGATTTAGCTTCTGCATATACAATATTCCCAAACTCTGGTACATTTATCAACCATTACTCAATCACTTCATTAAAAAAAGCAAACGGAGAAGTTATAACACTTCCTAAAAAAACAACTAGAAAGGTAATATCAGAAGAGAGTGCATATTTAATAACAAGCATACTCTCTGACAGAAATGCTAGAATGGGTTCTTTTAGAAGTTATAAAGGAATAGTATATCCGTTTTCTATAGCAATAAAAACAGGAACATCAAAAGGATCAAGAGATGCATGGGCTGTAGGGTACACTAAAGATTATATAGTGGGTATTTGGCTTGGAGATTTTGCTGGAAGCGAGATGATTAATATAACAGGCGGAAATGGTGCTGTGCCTATACTTTATGATTTATTTACTATGCTTAATAAAAGTCAGAAAGAAACTAAATGGGATAAGCCAGATACTATAGTAAAAAGAGAAATATGTCTCATAAGCGGAAAACTTAGAGGAGAGTTCTGTAAAGAAACAAGAGTTGAAGAGTTCTCTCATATAAATGTTCCAAAAGAAGAATGCGATGTTCATAACTTATATATAAAAACAAATTCTGACGGATCTCTTACAGAAAAAGTTTTTATTAATCTTCCTAATGAATATAATGGTTGGATAAGAGAACAGCAAATAGAACGCCCTACTTCAGAATGGACAAAAGTTAATAATATCTATGCATATAATAGAATGAAAAATAATAATCAAAACAGTAATTTAGAAAGTATAAATCAAGAAAATAGTTTTGATTTAAATTCAGCTGATAGAGTTCAAATGAATGTAAATAATATAAATACTTATAATGCTTCATCTGAAATAAAAACAGATAACAATATAAACAATATAAAAGAAAGGCTTTCAATAAAAGAGCCAACAGATAACTCCGTATACAAAATAGATTCAACTCTTCCTATAGAATATCAAAACATATTCATATCATCGTATATACCAAAAAATATTATAAATGCTACACTATTTTGCAATAATGAAGCTATAGCTAATATTAATGACTTAAAAAAAGAATATATAAGATGGAATCTAAAACAAGGTGATTATACTTTTTACATAGAAGCAAAAACCGATGATGGAGCGACTGTAAAAAGTCCGCTTGTTAAAATACATGTACAGTAA
- the lexA gene encoding transcriptional repressor LexA → MTELTDKQRDIFNFLQKFTNENGYPPTVKEIMVHFNFASPTAVTTHLTALEKKGYVKKTGKRARGSVPIDTSEKGNHNMIKIPLLANEVKAGLLMDVADETIEETYSLPKSIAQDENNFLMKVIGDSMINAHIKEGDMVLVHPSNEADNGDIVVAKIDDNGNEEITIKRFFREKDCIKLVSENNNYPPIERESITIVGKVIGLIRLKI, encoded by the coding sequence ATGACTGAATTGACAGATAAACAAAGAGATATTTTTAATTTTCTGCAAAAATTCACCAATGAAAACGGCTATCCTCCTACTGTTAAAGAAATCATGGTTCATTTCAATTTCGCTTCTCCTACTGCAGTAACAACTCATTTGACAGCATTGGAAAAAAAAGGATATGTAAAAAAAACAGGTAAAAGAGCAAGAGGCAGTGTTCCTATAGACACTTCAGAAAAAGGAAATCATAATATGATAAAAATTCCTCTTCTTGCTAATGAGGTTAAAGCAGGTCTTTTAATGGATGTTGCAGATGAAACTATAGAAGAAACTTATTCTCTTCCCAAATCTATAGCACAAGATGAGAATAATTTTCTTATGAAAGTAATCGGTGATTCTATGATAAATGCCCACATAAAAGAAGGCGATATGGTATTAGTTCACCCTTCAAATGAGGCTGATAACGGAGATATTGTTGTTGCTAAAATAGATGATAATGGAAACGAAGAAATAACTATTAAAAGATTTTTCAGAGAAAAAGACTGTATTAAATTAGTATCTGAAAATAATAATTACCCCCCTATAGAG
- a CDS encoding dihydroorotase: MIIKNAKIPNNEKIVSIIIENGKIKTIDSDNSFEKYKSDNIIDANFNYVLSGIIDPHTHMRDPGLTHKEDFNSGSKACARGGITVFLDMPNTVPNTISRENIIFKKSMMIGKSYVDYGFHFGGSKADNSNDIKNIINDAASTKIFFNASTGNMLVEDDKILEKLFEVSKIVTVHAEDKMVDKAIKIAKNTNTPLYLCHLSLESEIESLKKAKDSGMIIYGEVTPHHLFLNTEDVNKNDRNKMLLRMKPELREKSDNKALWKAISDGTIDTIGTDHAPHLISEKLEKLTFGVPSVEHSLELMLKKVNDNTIDLKLLTKIMSEKAAEIFSMKDKGLLKENYDADLVIIDLNDHSEIEEKDIITKAGWSPYIGFQRGGKVLTTIVRGNIVYDNGKFTDSFIGKEITYSN; the protein is encoded by the coding sequence ATGATAATCAAAAATGCTAAAATACCGAACAATGAAAAAATAGTTTCTATAATAATAGAAAATGGAAAAATAAAAACTATAGATTCTGATAACAGCTTTGAAAAATACAAGTCTGATAATATAATAGATGCTAATTTCAATTATGTGCTTTCAGGAATAATAGATCCGCATACACATATGAGAGATCCCGGACTCACTCATAAAGAAGATTTTAATTCCGGTAGCAAAGCATGTGCAAGAGGCGGGATTACAGTATTTTTGGATATGCCTAATACTGTACCAAATACTATTTCAAGAGAAAATATCATTTTTAAAAAATCTATGATGATTGGAAAATCTTATGTTGATTACGGATTTCATTTCGGAGGAAGCAAAGCAGATAACAGCAATGATATAAAAAATATTATCAATGATGCAGCATCAACAAAAATTTTCTTTAATGCTTCTACAGGAAATATGCTTGTAGAAGATGATAAAATATTAGAAAAGTTATTTGAAGTTTCAAAAATAGTTACAGTTCATGCAGAAGATAAAATGGTTGATAAGGCAATAAAAATAGCAAAAAATACTAATACTCCATTATACTTATGCCATTTATCACTAGAAAGCGAAATTGAATCTTTAAAAAAAGCAAAAGACTCAGGAATGATAATTTATGGAGAGGTTACTCCTCATCATTTATTTTTAAATACTGAAGATGTAAATAAAAATGATAGAAATAAAATGCTCCTTAGAATGAAGCCTGAATTAAGAGAAAAATCAGATAATAAAGCATTATGGAAAGCGATATCAGATGGTACTATAGATACAATAGGAACAGATCATGCTCCTCATTTGATAAGTGAAAAATTAGAAAAACTTACATTCGGCGTTCCTTCTGTTGAACATTCGCTTGAATTGATGCTTAAAAAAGTTAATGATAATACTATAGATTTAAAACTGCTTACAAAAATTATGAGTGAAAAAGCAGCAGAAATTTTCTCTATGAAAGATAAAGGCTTATTAAAAGAAAATTATGATGCTGATTTAGTAATAATAGATTTAAATGATCATTCAGAAATAGAAGAAAAAGATATAATCACTAAAGCAGGCTGGTCTCCTTATATAGGTTTTCAAAGAGGAGGCAAAGTTTTAACTACTATAGTACGCGGAAATATAGTATATGATAATGGAAAATTCACAGACAGCTTTATAGGAAAAGAAATAACTTATAGTAATTAA
- the rpe gene encoding ribulose-phosphate 3-epimerase: MNKINIAPSILTASFSNLENTIKELEEAGSDYLHLDIMDGAFVPKITFGAKIVSDIKNVSKIPLDVHLMIVNPEKHIDDFAEAGADIISVHFEGNIHIHRLIYQIKAHNIKAGIVLNPHTRADVIEPIIDDIDYVLIMSVNPGFGGQKFIESSLKKIEEAKKMIGNRDIMLAVDGGVNLKTCNRVVEAGANFLVAGSAVIDSDNKKDTINKLRCGN; this comes from the coding sequence ATGAATAAAATTAATATAGCACCTTCAATACTTACAGCATCTTTCTCAAATTTAGAAAATACTATAAAAGAACTTGAAGAAGCAGGAAGCGATTATCTTCATTTGGATATAATGGATGGAGCGTTTGTTCCGAAGATTACATTCGGAGCTAAAATAGTTTCGGATATAAAAAATGTAAGTAAAATACCTCTTGATGTTCATCTTATGATAGTAAATCCTGAAAAGCATATTGATGATTTTGCTGAAGCTGGTGCTGATATCATAAGTGTGCATTTTGAAGGAAATATTCATATTCATAGACTTATTTATCAAATCAAAGCACATAATATTAAAGCGGGTATTGTTCTTAATCCGCATACTAGAGCTGATGTTATAGAGCCTATCATTGATGACATAGATTATGTACTTATAATGAGTGTTAACCCTGGATTTGGAGGACAAAAATTTATCGAATCATCATTAAAAAAAATAGAAGAAGCTAAAAAAATGATTGGTAATAGAGACATAATGCTGGCAGTTGACGGCGGAGTTAATTTAAAAACTTGCAATAGGGTAGTTGAGGCAGGGGCAAATTTCCTTGTGGCTGGAAGTGCTGTAATTGACAGTGATAATAAAAAAGATACTATTAATAAATTAAGATGCGGTAATTAA